One genomic window of Dryobates pubescens isolate bDryPub1 chromosome 17, bDryPub1.pri, whole genome shotgun sequence includes the following:
- the CSK gene encoding tyrosine-protein kinase CSK: protein MSGMQAVWPSGTECIAKYNFHGTAEQDLPFSKGDVLTIVAVTKDPNWYKAKNKVGREGIIPANYVQKREGVKAGIKLSLMPWFHGKITREQAERLLYPPETGLFLVRESTNYPGDYTLCVSCEGKVEHYRIIYSSSKLSIDEEVYFENLMQLVEHYTTDADGLCTRLIKPKVMEGTVAAQDEFSRSGWALNMKDLKLLQIIGKGEFGDVMLGDYRGNKVAVKCIKNDATAQAFLAEASVMTQLRHSNLVQLLGVIVEEKSGLYIVTEYMAKGSLVDYLRSRGRSVLGADCLLKFSLDVCEAMEYLEANNFVHRDLAARNVLVSEDNIAKVSDFGLTKEASCTQDTGKLPVKWTAPEALREKKFSTKSDVWSFGILLWEIYSFGRVPYPRIPLKDVVPRVEKGYKMDAPDGCPAVVYEVMKKCWTLDPGHRPSFHQLREQLVHIKEKELYL, encoded by the exons ATGTCAGGGATGCAG gccgTGTGGCCGTCCGGTACAGAATGTATCGCCAAGTACAACTTCCACGGTACTGCcgagcaggacctgcccttcagcaAAGGAGATGTCCTCACCATCGTGGCTGTCACCAAG gaTCCCAACTGGTACAAGGCAAAGAACAAGGTGGGCCGGGAGGGCATCATCCCTGCCAACTACGTGCAGAAGCGGGAAGGGGTGAAAGCTGGCATCAAGCTCAGCCTCATGCC GTGGTTCCATGGGAAGATCACACGGGAGCAGGCGGAGCGGCTGCTGTACCCCCCCGAGACAGGGCTGTTCCTGGTGCGGGAGAGCACCAACTACCCCGGGGACTACACCCTCTGTGTCAGCTGTGAGGGCAAGGTGGAGCACTACCGCATCATCTACTCCTCCAGCAAGCTCAGCATCGACGAGGAGGTCTACTTTGAGAACCTCATGCAGCTGGTGGAG CATTACACCACGGACGCAGATGGGCTCTGCACCCGCCTCATCAAACCGAAGGTGATGGAGGGCACAGTGGCAGCACAGGATGAATTCTCCCGCA GTGGCTGGGCCCTCAACATGAAGGACCTCAAGTTGCTGCAGATCATTGGCAAAGGAGAATTTGGAG ATGTGATGCTGGGGGACTACCGGGGGAACAAAGTCGCCGTGAAGTGCATTAAAAACGATGCCACAGCGCAAGCCTTCCTGGCCGAGGCCTCCGTCATGAC GCAGCTCCGGCACAGCAACctggtgcagctcctgggcGTGATCGTGGAGGAGAAGAGTGGCCTTTACATTGTCACCGAGTACATGGCCAAG GGCAGCCTAGTAGATTACCTGCGGTCACGCGGGCGGTCGGTGCTGGGTGCAGACTGCCTGCTGAAGTTCTCCCT AGATGTCTGTGAAGCCATGGAGTACCTGGAAGCCAACAACTTCGTCCACCGGGACCTGGCGGCGAGGAACGTGCTGGTCTCGGAGGACAACATCGCCAAGGTCAGCGACTTCGGGCTGACCAAGGAGGCCTCCTGCACGCAGGACACAGGGAAGCTGCCGGTGAAGTGGACGGCACCAGAAGCACTTAGAGAAAAG AAATTCTCCACCAAGTCGGATGTGTGGAGCTTCGGGATCCTCCTCTGGGAAATCTACTCCTTCGGGCGAGTGCCTTATCCGAGAATC cccctgaaggACGTGGTACCCCGCGTGGAGAAGGGCTATAAGATGGATGCTCCTGATGGCTGCCCTGCCGTCGTCTACGAGGTGATGAAGAAGTGCTGGACCCTGGACCCCGGCCACCGGCCGTCCTTCCACCAGCTCCGTGAACAGCTAGTGCATATCAAAGAGAAGGAGCTCTACCTGTGA